Proteins encoded by one window of Archaeoglobus veneficus SNP6:
- a CDS encoding chemotaxis protein CheA, with protein sequence MNEYLEAFVEESKSLITDLNNLLLELEKGGDVEVMNSIFRIAHTLKGNSAAMGFESMSELAHAIEDLLDALRQGKTQLDDEIMNLIFDGVDTLENMLGEVMESGQPQSDPSELISRIRGELEKRLSGEKEEKKEEKVQRIEGEGTHVEISIDPASQMKGIDAMIILKNVEDVAEIVATSPAREEIEDGKFNSSFQLLLKGDVTKIKEVLQKLPQVKEFKVDERTETKPESEEKVEELVDKKPEEEKEKTGEAEAKETKKDIKKDIKIKTDKIQSVRISVQKLDELMNLVEELVVRKLKLENSLPPELRRGIEREFSVFDRVISRLQDTVMDLRLIPLKHVVDRLPRVVRDLSHSLGKEVDFEIIGADVTVDRTVLDKIQDPLIHLLRNAIDHGIEPPEEREKLGKPRRGKVRLVAEKMKDHVVIEISDDGRGLDAEKIKKKAVEIGLITPERAQEMSDEEAYNLIFQPGFSTKEKVTDVSGRGVGMDIVINTVRSLGGSVEVKSEKGKGTTVRLRLPLTMAIMQVLLIRVGHEKYGLPLKDIMEVKPVSRCEIRSIAGVDKLITRDGIIPVIHLAKALNVQSNGGKMVIITSSFERTVALICDEVLSQKEVVVKSLGGVLRGIQGISGVSILGEGEVVPILDVNSL encoded by the coding sequence GTAACAGCGCTGCTATGGGCTTTGAGAGCATGTCGGAGCTCGCCCATGCTATTGAAGACTTGCTCGATGCTCTGAGGCAGGGTAAGACACAACTCGATGACGAAATAATGAATCTAATTTTCGATGGCGTAGATACCCTCGAAAACATGCTTGGAGAGGTCATGGAATCCGGACAACCACAATCAGACCCGAGCGAACTCATATCACGGATAAGAGGTGAACTCGAAAAAAGGCTAAGTGGGGAGAAGGAGGAGAAAAAGGAGGAGAAAGTTCAGAGAATAGAAGGAGAAGGTACCCACGTTGAGATAAGTATCGACCCCGCATCCCAGATGAAGGGAATAGACGCAATGATAATCCTGAAAAATGTCGAAGATGTGGCGGAGATAGTCGCTACCTCCCCCGCAAGAGAAGAAATCGAAGATGGGAAGTTCAATTCCTCTTTCCAGCTCCTTCTCAAAGGTGATGTCACAAAGATAAAGGAAGTCCTGCAAAAATTACCTCAAGTAAAGGAGTTCAAAGTCGATGAAAGAACTGAGACCAAGCCTGAAAGTGAAGAAAAAGTAGAAGAGTTAGTAGACAAAAAACCAGAGGAGGAAAAAGAGAAAACTGGAGAAGCAGAAGCGAAAGAAACAAAGAAGGATATTAAAAAAGATATTAAAATAAAGACGGACAAGATTCAGTCAGTCAGAATAAGCGTTCAGAAGCTCGACGAACTGATGAACCTGGTTGAGGAACTCGTTGTCAGAAAGTTAAAACTTGAAAACTCATTACCACCGGAACTGAGAAGAGGTATAGAAAGAGAGTTTTCAGTTTTTGACAGAGTCATAAGCCGGCTCCAGGACACAGTAATGGATCTCAGGCTTATACCACTAAAGCACGTGGTTGACAGGCTTCCACGAGTTGTCAGAGACCTAAGCCACTCCCTCGGCAAGGAAGTCGATTTCGAGATAATCGGAGCAGACGTTACAGTTGACAGAACAGTCCTGGACAAGATCCAGGATCCCCTTATACACCTGCTGAGAAACGCAATAGACCACGGTATAGAGCCACCCGAAGAGAGAGAAAAACTTGGAAAACCAAGGAGAGGGAAGGTACGACTTGTAGCTGAAAAAATGAAGGATCACGTTGTCATAGAGATTTCTGACGACGGTAGAGGACTCGATGCTGAAAAGATAAAGAAGAAGGCTGTTGAGATAGGTCTGATTACTCCCGAGAGAGCACAGGAGATGAGCGATGAAGAGGCATATAATCTGATATTCCAGCCTGGATTCAGCACAAAAGAGAAGGTAACAGACGTTTCCGGTAGGGGCGTGGGAATGGATATCGTAATCAACACTGTTCGTTCCCTTGGCGGTTCTGTAGAGGTTAAATCTGAAAAAGGAAAGGGTACGACTGTCAGACTGAGACTACCGCTTACCATGGCAATCATGCAGGTTCTTCTCATCAGAGTCGGCCATGAGAAATATGGACTTCCACTAAAGGATATAATGGAAGTAAAACCTGTATCGAGATGTGAAATAAGAAGCATTGCAGGAGTTGACAAGCTTATTACGAGAGACGGAATAATCCCCGTCATCCATTTGGCGAAGGCCCTCAATGTACAGTCCAATGGAGGCAAGATGGTTATAATCACCTCCTCTTTCGAGCGCACTGTTGCCCTCATTTGCGATGAGGTGCTGTCTCAGAAGGAGGTGGTAGTAAAGTCACTTGGGGGTGTTTTGAGGGGAATTCAGGGTATTTCTGGAGTCTCCATCCTTGGTGAAGGAGAAGTCGTGCCCATACTGGATGTAAACTCTCTTTAG
- a CDS encoding CheR family methyltransferase, with protein MTDVLSFVKNELGLRAYKDSYLMRRINARMIRRGIRDTEEYLKILQEDKEEIRALKDALSINVTAFFRNPEVWQKLKEILEEDDTPIKAWSAACADGREPYSLAMLCEEIGRDIKIIATDIDEDALAAARRGVYEDSSVTNLMKELSFIGNIEKYVEIDGKTFRVKPSIKRKVTFMRHDMIRNAPPASDFDLVLCRNFLIYIEPEYKPKVTENLYLALKKGGILVLGKTESLPVEGYFEAVDRINRIYRRV; from the coding sequence ATGACCGATGTTTTAAGCTTTGTAAAAAACGAGCTTGGACTGAGAGCCTATAAAGATAGCTACCTCATGAGGAGAATAAACGCCAGAATGATAAGAAGAGGTATCAGAGACACAGAGGAATATCTCAAGATTCTACAAGAAGATAAGGAAGAAATTCGCGCTCTTAAGGACGCGCTGAGTATTAATGTGACGGCCTTCTTCAGAAACCCGGAAGTGTGGCAGAAGCTAAAGGAGATCTTGGAAGAAGATGACACACCAATAAAGGCCTGGAGTGCAGCCTGTGCAGATGGAAGAGAACCGTATTCCCTCGCCATGCTCTGCGAGGAAATTGGCCGAGACATAAAGATAATTGCCACCGATATAGACGAGGACGCACTGGCCGCGGCAAGGAGGGGTGTGTATGAAGACTCCAGCGTTACAAACCTCATGAAAGAACTCTCGTTCATCGGAAATATTGAAAAGTACGTGGAAATAGATGGTAAAACATTCAGAGTGAAGCCGTCCATAAAGAGAAAAGTAACCTTCATGAGACACGATATGATAAGGAACGCTCCCCCTGCTTCAGACTTCGATCTCGTGTTGTGTAGAAACTTCCTGATATACATCGAACCTGAGTACAAACCAAAGGTTACTGAGAACCTGTACCTTGCACTCAAGAAAGGCGGAATCCTTGTTCTCGGGAAGACCGAAAGCTTGCCTGTGGAAGGATACTTCGAAGCTGTTGATAGAATAAACAGAATATACAGGAGGGTCTGA
- a CDS encoding chemotaxis protein CheD — protein sequence MAERIRVRMAEYKVCNSGGILVTTVGSCVAIGLVDPVAGVGGLAHIMLPEANGKSDAVGKYADTAIPAMLKEMEKKRAKKERIIAKIAGGARMFNFSSDKMEYVGDRNVEAVRRILKKYGIRIAGEDVGKNHGRTVEFHTSDGRMIIKRANEVIKEL from the coding sequence ATGGCAGAGAGGATTAGAGTGAGAATGGCCGAGTACAAAGTGTGCAATAGTGGAGGGATACTTGTTACCACAGTTGGTTCCTGCGTTGCTATAGGTCTTGTTGATCCCGTAGCAGGTGTTGGAGGTTTGGCACACATCATGCTTCCAGAGGCAAATGGAAAAAGCGATGCTGTAGGAAAATACGCAGATACAGCGATCCCGGCAATGCTCAAGGAAATGGAGAAGAAAAGAGCAAAAAAGGAGAGAATTATAGCAAAGATAGCCGGAGGGGCAAGGATGTTCAACTTCAGTTCCGATAAAATGGAGTACGTGGGAGACAGAAACGTAGAGGCTGTTAGAAGGATTCTGAAAAAGTATGGAATCAGAATTGCTGGAGAAGACGTTGGAAAAAACCATGGAAGGACTGTAGAGTTCCATACGTCAGACGGCAGGATGATAATAAAAAGAGCTAACGAGGTGATTAAGGAGTTATGA
- a CDS encoding chemotaxis protein CheC, protein MKVDLYKLAKMNEMAKEGARRVAENLSAMLGMDVQMKITKIDFVTLSDIPEEIGDEEMVGVYLMFHGTPSGHLMVLFPVASAKKVASLLLAGIGEDNGTGEGFTDLDKSAISEVGNIITSSFIDGWANVLKTEIDISTPHLIHDMGSAVIDPIIVELAKEHDHAFVFNSSITAQDKDITCQIYVFPDMNKLVEALERL, encoded by the coding sequence ATGAAAGTAGACCTTTACAAGCTTGCAAAAATGAATGAAATGGCAAAAGAAGGCGCAAGAAGGGTTGCAGAGAACCTTTCGGCAATGCTCGGCATGGATGTACAGATGAAAATAACAAAGATAGACTTCGTCACACTGAGCGACATACCCGAGGAGATCGGCGACGAAGAGATGGTAGGTGTCTACCTGATGTTTCATGGAACCCCTTCTGGACACCTCATGGTTCTGTTCCCGGTAGCGAGTGCCAAGAAAGTAGCAAGCCTACTGCTTGCAGGGATTGGAGAAGATAACGGAACGGGAGAAGGGTTTACAGACCTCGATAAGTCTGCAATAAGCGAAGTAGGGAACATCATAACGAGTTCATTCATCGACGGATGGGCAAACGTGCTGAAGACAGAGATAGATATCTCCACACCCCATCTAATTCACGATATGGGCTCGGCAGTAATAGACCCGATAATTGTGGAACTTGCAAAGGAGCATGACCACGCCTTCGTTTTCAATAGCAGCATCACAGCCCAAGACAAGGACATTACCTGCCAGATTTACGTATTCCCGGACATGAACAAGCTCGTAGAGGCGCTCGAGAGACTCTGA